The segment ATGCTGATGGGGCTTTTGAGCCTTCCGGCGGTGGCCCAGAAAAACAAAGAAAAACAACCTGCTGCCACCCCCGCTAAAGTTCGGTTACAAGGGTACGAGCAACGGCTGCAACTGCAGAAGAACTCAATTGTAAGCAATCTGCCGTTCCGTAACGTGGGGCCGACGGTGATGAGTGGTCGCGTGGTAGACGTGGACGTAAACCCGGCGGACCCCACTAATTTTTACGTGGCCTACGCTTCCGGCGGATTGTGGCATACCACCAACAACGGTATCTCCTTTGAGCCGCTTTTTAGCAATGAAACCGTGATCACCATTGGAGACATCAGCGTAGACTGGAAAACCAACACCATCTGGCTAGGAACCGGAGAGGCCAACTCCAGCCGCTCTTCCTACTCGGGCGTGGGTATCTACAAAAGCACCGATGGCGGCAAAACCTGGCAGTACAAAGGCTTACCGGAGTCGCACCACATTGGCCGCATCATGCAGCACCCCACAGACCCCAACACGGCCTGGGTTGCAGTGCTGGGCCACTTGTATTCTCCAAACCCGGAGCGCGGCGTCTACAAAACCACCGATGGCGGTACCACTTGGAAGCACGTCCTGAAGGGCGGCGATGATAACACCGGAGCCGTGGATCTGGTGGTAGACCCCTCTAACCCCAATACGTTGTACGCCAGCATGTGGCACCGTGAGCGCCGGGCCTGGAACTTCGTGGAAGGCGGCAGCACCTCGGGTGTGTTCAAGAGCACCGATGGCGGCAATACCTGGCAACGCATCACGGGCGGCAACAGCGGCTTTCCGGCCACCGAAGGGATTGGCCGTATTGGCTTGAGCATTTTTCCGCAGAGCCCCAACATCATATATGCCAGCGTAGATAACCAGGACCTCCGCAAAGATGTGAAACCTGCCGTGGCTACAGGTAACAAACTGCGCAAAGAGCAATTCAAAGACTTCACCAAGGAAGATCTTTTGAAAATGGACGATGCGGCGCTTAACACATTCCTGGAGGAAAATAATTTCCCACGCCAGTACACGGCCAAAAGCGTGAAGGAGATGGTGAGTTCCGAAAAAATCAGGCCGGTGGCCTTATCAGATTTCCTGGTAGATGCCAACTCCATGATGATTGAAACTCCGGTGACCGGTGCCCAGGTGTACCGCTCAGATGACGCCGGAAAAACCTGGAAGAAAACCCACGAGGGCTACATAGATGACCTGTATTATACCTACGGCTATTATTTCGGGGTAATCCGGGTGTCACCGTTGAACGCGAACCATGTGTACATTTTGGGCGTTCCGTTGCTCAAATCTGAAGATGCCGGTAAAACCTGGAAGGAGATTGGAGGTGATAACGTGCACTCAGACCACCAAGATTTGTGGGTAAGCCCTACGCGTCCCGGTCACCTGGTAAACGGCAACGATGGCGGGATCAACATCACCTATGACGATGGCAAATCCTGGTTCAAGGCGAATACCCCGGCGGTAGGGCAGTTCTACTCTGTAACGGTTGACATGGCGCAGCCTTACAACGTGTACGGCGGCTTACAGGACAACGGCGTCTGGGGCGGTCCCAGCACCTACCAGGCTAGTTCCGGGTGGACCGACAATGGTCGTTACCCGTACCAACGCCTAGGCGGTGGTGATGGCATGATGGTGCAGGTAGACTACCGCGACAACAACACCGTGTACACCGGCTCACAATACGGCGCCTATTACCGCCTGAACAAAGCCACTGGGCAGCGTTTGTCTATTCAGCCTAAGCACCAGTTAGGGGAGCGCCCATTGCGCTTCAACTGGGAAAGCCCAATTCTTTTGTCGCGCCATAACCAGGATGTGCTGTATTTCGGGTCAAACAAGTTCCACCGCTCGTTAAACAAAGGTGAGAACATGGAAGCCCTATCTGGTGATTTGACCAAAGGTGGCCGCAAAGGCGATGTAGGCTACGGCACCCTCACTACCATTGAAGAATCACCTAAGAGATTTGGCTTGCTCTACACCGGCTCAGACGATGGCCTCATTCACATAAGCCGTGACGGAGGCTACACTTGGACCAAAATTTCAGATAAGCTTCCGCAAGACATGTGGATCAGTAGCTTGGCTGCTTCAGCGGAGAACGAAGGCACCGTGTATGCTACTTTGAATGGCTACCGTTGGGATGATTTCACGCCTTACCTGTTTGTGTCACAAGACTACGGCAAGAGCTGGAAGCAAATCGGCAAAGATTTGCCAAAAGAGCCGCTAAACGTGGTGAAGGAAGATCCTAAGAACCCGAACCTGCTGTACGTGGGTTCAGACAATGGCCTTTACGTGTCACTAGACAAAGGCCAGACGTTCCAGGCATTTGGTGGGGATGTGCTGCCGTCGGTAGCGGTGCATGACTTGGCCATTCACCCGCGCGAGAATGATCTGGTGGTAGGTACGCACGGCAGATCCCTGTACATCGCTAATGTAACGCATCTGCAGCAACTAACACCAGCCGTTCAGCAGAAAGGAATTCATGCCTTCCAGATTGTTGCGCCGCAATATTCAGAGCGGTGGGGACAGAAGTTTGGCGCTTGGAATGAGCCTGTGACTCCAACATTAACCGTTCCTTATTATGTGAATGCCGCTGGTACCACTACGGTGCGCGTGAAAACCGACAAAGGGCAAGTGCTAAAGGAGCTGAAAGACCAAAGCGAGCGCGGCCTGAACTACGTGGCCTATGACCTCACGTTAGAGTCTGCCAATATAGCTGCCTATGAGCTAGCCCTGAACCAGGGCCGTACAGGAGGCGATCCGGTAAAGGTGACTCCTTCAGCAAATGAGCGGTTGTACCTGCGTCCGGGGAAATATATGGTAGAGATTGAAACCAACGGAAACAAAACCTCGCAGGAGTTTACGTTGAAAGCCCCTGAGCGCCGCGGCAGAGAATAAGCTGGCATTATCCTAAAGAAGAAAAGCTTCCGCTTTTGACCTGTTTTCTGAGAAACGGGTTAAAAGCGGAAGCTTTGTTTTTGGGCTAATTTAAATCAGGCGCTTTATCTCACCAGAAAACTATAAATCATCTAGCATATTGGTGGGGCTTCCTTCAGATGTCCCGAAATGTTCTTTGATCAGGTGAAGGGCATCAGCTTGGGTAAGCGGTTTTGACAAGTGGCCGTCCACGTCTGGAAATTCTTTGAGCCTGTGCAGGTCATAGAAGCTGGCCGAAGAAGACAACGCAAAAAGCTTCTTCGCTTTCCGCTCCGGGGCCAGGTGCTGGTAGCGTTCTAGGAAGTCAAAGCCGTCCATTACTGACATTTTTATGTCCACCAGAATCAGATCTAAAGGAAACTCAGCTTGCAGGTGTTCTGGGCCGCTGAGGTAGGACAAGGCTGCCTGGCCATCGGTTACTACATCAATCTGCTGCGCAATCTCGGCTTTGTTGAGCACGCGCTTGTTCATGTAATTTGTGATGTCGTCGTCGTCAATTAACAGGATACGGTTAATCTTTTCCATGGAAGGAGCACTTTGTTTCTTGTAAAGGTACTGTATACGCAGAAAAGGATGCCAAGTAAGCAAGAATTAATCCCTTGGTAAAAGCAAAACAAACTTATGCGAAGTTTTGATGCTTTTTTTAGAAAAGTGGCTCTGTTTCATCTATAAACAATCATCTTCCTGTAACCTTGGCAGTAAACCAGCCGTGTGAAAAGGGAAAACTAAGTTGAGCGCATTTTCTCTGTGGAGAAGCAAATGAAAACCCCTATCTTCCTGACGTTAAAGAGGAAATCCGCACTTTTGATTAATCCAGTTAGTACCACATGAATTTTAAAATGATCAGGAAAGGCACCACTCTACCGTTGTTGTGTGCCTTTGGTTTGCTTTCCGCCTGTACCTCTGAGGGCACGCGTAATGAAACAAACGGCGCTCAAGCCGCAGTAGCTACCACCAGCAGTGATACACCCGCCACGGCAGACACCACCCAAAAGGTTGCCGCCACTCCAGCTCCAGCCGATAGCACTGCAGGTGACTCTGTTGCCGCCGCTCCCGCGGAGGCTCCAATAAAAGATGAGGCTGCCGATAACCCAGGGGCTATTCTGCCGCACAAGCGGATTGTGGCCTATTATGGAAATCCGCTTTCAAAACGGATGGGTATTTTAGGAGAAATTGCCCCTGACAAGATGCTGGCCCGCTTAGATGGCGAAGTAAAAGCCTGGCAAGCCGCTGACCCCAGTACTCCGGTGCAACCGGCACTTCACCTTGTATTTGTGACCGCCCAGGGAGCCCCTGGGAAAAGCGGTACCTACCGTATGCGCATGAGTGATCACCTGGCCGATACCGTTATTGCCTGGGCTGCCAAAAGAAACGCTATCGTGTTCCTTGACATTCAGATAGGGCGCAGTACCGTAGAAGCAGAGTTGCCTCGCCTGGAACAATGGCTGAAATTGCCGCAGGTCCACCTGGGCATTGACCCGGAGTTTGCCATGAAGAACGGCGCCATTCCTGGTAAAAAAATAGGTACTTTGGATGCCAGTGAAATCAATTACGCTACCAATTTCCTGAATGATATAGCCGTGAAGTATAACCTGCCGCCTAAGATTCTGGTGATACACCGCTTCACCCAGCGCATGGTGACTAACTACAAAAATATCAAGCTTAGGCCTAACGTGCAGTTTGTAATGCACATGGACGGTTGGGGTGATAGAGTTCTGAAAAAGAGTACGTATTTGGCTTATATCAAAAAAGAGCCTGTGCAGTATACCGGTTTCAAAATCTTCTATTACAATGACACCAAGAAGCCCGGCTCTAAATTGTACACGCCTAAAGAAGTGCTGGCGCTTAACCCAAAGCCAATGTACATTCAGTATCAATAGGCTGATTTACTTATAATGATAGTAGCCTTTCTTTTGAAAAGTGAGGCAAAACAAGAGAGGCACCTGTGGGGTGCCTCTCTTGTTTTGTTCAGGTTATCTTATTGGGCTCATCTGAGAATAAACAGAGCTAAAGATTCTAAAGGAAGAATGACCAGCTAAGCCAAGCTATGCTAGAGAAAGAGCAAAGCAGAGTATTTCCTTTTCACCTCTTACCATAAAACAAAAAGCCTTTCCATTTTGGAAAGGCTTTTTGTTTTATGGTAAGAGTACCTTATTGTCTGGTATCCCAGAACACACGCACTTTCATATCTGGCTTCTGAGTTATATTCGGGTTAGAGTTTGTCTCTGCCTCTGGATAGTACAGAGATCTTGGAATATAATCAACATTAGCCAAAGGAGTAGGCACTGGGCTGATATTTGGGAAACCAGTTCTTCTCCAATCATTCCAAGGCTCAAGTGCCACACCATAGTTGGCTACATATTTCTCCTGAATGATACGCTGTAATGGGTTAGTTGCGGTTAATAATGGATTAGCTAAGATATAAGCATCTGCAGCAGCAGAAACTCCAGCATCAGCCATTGAGGCCCTTATACCTGCCTCATAGAAAGGTACGGCCGCCGCAACACCTGCACCAAAACGCAAGGCATGCTCTGCTCTTATAAAGTTATACTCAGCAAATGTAAGCATACGAATAGGAGCTGCACCTGTATAGGCGGCATTGTTAGCAGCATTTGCAACAATAGCTCCAGCATCTGCACCTGACGCAACAGGAGTAAGAGGTGTTTTTAAGTTGCCACGAAGGTATGTATGCATTCTAGAGTACCTGATAGATTGGTCATCACCGGCTTTTGCACCTACATAATTAGCAGTTGCAGTATTGGTAGTGTATGGGAATGGCGTAAAGTAAGTGGCTCTACGTGGATCATTTCTTGAGTTCATCAGATCCACTAAAAACTTATTCGGGAAAAAAGTGCTAGGTCTGCTAATCTCAAATTGGTGAATTGAGTTTTGAGATGATTGCGCATCTACAAACGACATTTGGAAATTATCACTGTTTGAAGCCATGAATGGGCCACCGCTAGCAATCAAAGCATCCATTTGCGCTTTAGCGAAAGCTGGCTCTTTTTCACTATACTTCAAAAACAACCTGAGCTTTAAAGTATTAGCAAATTTTTCCCACTTTGTCCTGTCACCACCATAGATGGTTTCATTGTTGCCTGGCGATAAAACAGAAGAAGTTTGCTTAAGATCAGCAATGCCCGCATTCAGCATTTTAATTAGCTCGGGGTAGATAGTAGCATCATCATCTAGCTTGGGTGCCACATTTGCAGTTCCTTTAAGTGCTTCAGAGAAAGGAACGTCTCCCCATACATCCACAATTTGTGAATAGGTGTAAGCCTTCAATATCCTGGCTATGCCCGTATAATGCGGACTTTGTGCACTGTTATTTATGATATACTCCAAATCTGGCAGCGCATCGGCATAAAAAGAATTATAAAGGTTATTTAAATCAGATGGCTGAATCAAATAGCGCTCATACTCTCTAGTTTGCGTGCCCAGTGAATTTTGCCCGGAAAACTGCTGCATAATCAAGGAAGTGAAGCGGTGTAAATCACTTCCATTCCTAAATCCTGTGTTCACCGTAGCATTGGTCATTACCTGCGCAATTGGTGCTTCAGTTGGGCTGTTTGGGTTTTGGTTTACATCCAAAAACTCATCACAGGAACTAAAAGCCAGCATGAATACAGACAATAGTCCAGCTGTTATATATTTTAATTTCTTCATCTTATCAGTAATTAAAGGGTAACTCTTAAAAACGCCCCGTAAGATCTGGTTTGAGGCAAACCATTAAATTCAAATCCTTGTGCATTACTTACCCCAAGGGTATTGCTTTCTGGGTCTAAGTGTGGGAAATTAGGAGCATATAAGAAAAGGTTTCTACCATTCATACCTAGCTCTACTCTGCCAAAAGGAGTCTTTTCCAATAATCCTGAAGGTAAGGTATAGCTTATAGAAGCTTCTCTTACACGTACCCATGAAGCATCAAACACATAAGTCTCACCTGTTCCAAAACCAAACAAGGTGCCCCAGTATTGCTGAGCAGTAACAGGTATGGTGTTCACAGAACCGTCAGCTAGTCTTCCTGAAATGATGTAAGGTTTAGCTACGCTTCCATCAGAGTTAAATCTATCGAATTCGGCAGTCTCTTTTGCTACACCACTTCTTCTCAAATCACCAATGTTACGTGAGAACACATCACCACCTTTTCTAAGGTCAACTAGAAAACTTAAGTTAATGCCTTTGTAAGAAAAGTTGTTGGTTATACCTCCGGTCCAGTCTGGGTTTGTATCGCCAATTTTAGCAGAAACAGGATCAAGGGAAGGCAGACCGTTAGTACCTATCAGGTATTCACCTGTTTCAGTACGACGGAAAACTGAACCATACATAACACC is part of the Rufibacter tibetensis genome and harbors:
- a CDS encoding WD40/YVTN/BNR-like repeat-containing protein, yielding MLRKPLYPLMLMGLLSLPAVAQKNKEKQPAATPAKVRLQGYEQRLQLQKNSIVSNLPFRNVGPTVMSGRVVDVDVNPADPTNFYVAYASGGLWHTTNNGISFEPLFSNETVITIGDISVDWKTNTIWLGTGEANSSRSSYSGVGIYKSTDGGKTWQYKGLPESHHIGRIMQHPTDPNTAWVAVLGHLYSPNPERGVYKTTDGGTTWKHVLKGGDDNTGAVDLVVDPSNPNTLYASMWHRERRAWNFVEGGSTSGVFKSTDGGNTWQRITGGNSGFPATEGIGRIGLSIFPQSPNIIYASVDNQDLRKDVKPAVATGNKLRKEQFKDFTKEDLLKMDDAALNTFLEENNFPRQYTAKSVKEMVSSEKIRPVALSDFLVDANSMMIETPVTGAQVYRSDDAGKTWKKTHEGYIDDLYYTYGYYFGVIRVSPLNANHVYILGVPLLKSEDAGKTWKEIGGDNVHSDHQDLWVSPTRPGHLVNGNDGGINITYDDGKSWFKANTPAVGQFYSVTVDMAQPYNVYGGLQDNGVWGGPSTYQASSGWTDNGRYPYQRLGGGDGMMVQVDYRDNNTVYTGSQYGAYYRLNKATGQRLSIQPKHQLGERPLRFNWESPILLSRHNQDVLYFGSNKFHRSLNKGENMEALSGDLTKGGRKGDVGYGTLTTIEESPKRFGLLYTGSDDGLIHISRDGGYTWTKISDKLPQDMWISSLAASAENEGTVYATLNGYRWDDFTPYLFVSQDYGKSWKQIGKDLPKEPLNVVKEDPKNPNLLYVGSDNGLYVSLDKGQTFQAFGGDVLPSVAVHDLAIHPRENDLVVGTHGRSLYIANVTHLQQLTPAVQQKGIHAFQIVAPQYSERWGQKFGAWNEPVTPTLTVPYYVNAAGTTTVRVKTDKGQVLKELKDQSERGLNYVAYDLTLESANIAAYELALNQGRTGGDPVKVTPSANERLYLRPGKYMVEIETNGNKTSQEFTLKAPERRGRE
- a CDS encoding response regulator, whose protein sequence is MEKINRILLIDDDDITNYMNKRVLNKAEIAQQIDVVTDGQAALSYLSGPEHLQAEFPLDLILVDIKMSVMDGFDFLERYQHLAPERKAKKLFALSSSASFYDLHRLKEFPDVDGHLSKPLTQADALHLIKEHFGTSEGSPTNMLDDL
- a CDS encoding SusD/RagB family nutrient-binding outer membrane lipoprotein, producing MKKLKYITAGLLSVFMLAFSSCDEFLDVNQNPNSPTEAPIAQVMTNATVNTGFRNGSDLHRFTSLIMQQFSGQNSLGTQTREYERYLIQPSDLNNLYNSFYADALPDLEYIINNSAQSPHYTGIARILKAYTYSQIVDVWGDVPFSEALKGTANVAPKLDDDATIYPELIKMLNAGIADLKQTSSVLSPGNNETIYGGDRTKWEKFANTLKLRLFLKYSEKEPAFAKAQMDALIASGGPFMASNSDNFQMSFVDAQSSQNSIHQFEISRPSTFFPNKFLVDLMNSRNDPRRATYFTPFPYTTNTATANYVGAKAGDDQSIRYSRMHTYLRGNLKTPLTPVASGADAGAIVANAANNAAYTGAAPIRMLTFAEYNFIRAEHALRFGAGVAAAVPFYEAGIRASMADAGVSAAADAYILANPLLTATNPLQRIIQEKYVANYGVALEPWNDWRRTGFPNISPVPTPLANVDYIPRSLYYPEAETNSNPNITQKPDMKVRVFWDTRQ